In Desulfomonile tiedjei DSM 6799, a genomic segment contains:
- a CDS encoding methyltransferase family protein: MDSDGDAFARLFTTAILWGSWCVVHSLLNEEGPIRKTGILDTGFKRYYRLAYSIFAALSLTGLWWITPWDNGKALWQWTGNLHYIRLLLAIVGIILLILSFQYIGFIDFLGLRALGTHGNRKRGRDRLITWGIYGWIRHPQFLGGLMLLWARDLKRTDFVINIVLSAYLIIGAHIEEKRLLAKFGKQYVAYMKKVPRFLPIPRSSAHTDPGPKD; the protein is encoded by the coding sequence ATGGATTCTGATGGTGATGCGTTTGCGCGATTGTTCACGACTGCCATCCTTTGGGGTTCCTGGTGCGTCGTGCATTCACTCCTCAATGAAGAGGGGCCCATCAGGAAGACCGGAATCCTGGACACCGGCTTCAAACGATACTATCGGTTGGCATACAGTATCTTTGCAGCTCTGAGTCTGACCGGGCTCTGGTGGATTACTCCATGGGACAACGGAAAAGCGCTGTGGCAATGGACAGGTAATCTTCATTACATTCGACTTCTTCTCGCCATTGTCGGCATCATACTGCTTATTCTCTCCTTTCAGTATATCGGATTCATTGATTTCCTCGGGCTACGAGCTCTTGGAACCCACGGCAACAGAAAACGCGGCAGAGATCGACTCATCACCTGGGGAATTTATGGATGGATAAGACATCCGCAGTTTCTCGGAGGTCTCATGCTCCTGTGGGCCCGTGACTTGAAACGCACGGATTTCGTCATAAATATTGTTCTCTCGGCTTACCTTATTATCGGCGCCCACATTGAAGAGAAACGACTTCTCGCGAAATTCGGCAAGCAGTATGTCGCGTACATGAAAAAAGTGCCTCGATTCCTTCCAATTCCTCGATCCAGTGCTCACACCGATCCTGGTCCGAAGGATTAG